TGCCCACAGTTCAGCGCCGCTTTTACAAATGTGGTCATAACTGCACCAAAGGTCCGGATATCAAAGAAATTGCTGCACATGAAATCACGGATTTTACTATCAACCTGAGGGTCTTTTTTCTTTAGATCCTTTATTCCCTTTTCATCTGTTCCGAGGTATTCATATGCTGAACTATCGCTGCGATTCAACGGAACATCTTCTTTAATGTAAATTTTATATCCTTGTGCATCCTCTTTCACCGTTTCTACGTAATTTCTGATTTTTCTCTTTAAGCAAACATCAGTCACCAGGCCATATCCGCTCTCCGGATCAATTCTGGGCAAATTTCCCGCATCCGGATCCCCGTTGGGGTTTCCATTTTCCACATCAAATAATACTACAAATTCATACCTGTTTTTAATCGCTTCTGCCATATCTTAATCCTCCTTCGCTTTCTTTTCATAGCGTTTTCGTGTCTGGTGGTAGTATCCGAGAACAAACATTCCCTGTTCTTCCAAAGATAAACGTCTGGGATAAGCATCCCTTTGCTCATCACTGACATAAATTTTTTCCTGAAGTTCCCCCAGCATTTTTTCATAATGGATTTTTGTACCTGGACTGCTTATCTTTTTAATATGACTGTTTTCCAACTTAAATAGCACTGGAAAAATCGATGCCGGTGTAGCACATGCCGAATTAAAATACCGATCCTTAATCGTGGCATTAATTCCTGGATTTGCCTCCTCCTGGATTGCTTCCAGCACTGCAAACGTCCTGCCCAGCGTATAGGCTACATTTGTACTGTTTTCATTAAGTGCCATTGTAATTTCCTCCTTATTCTGATGCCCGTTTTTCAGCAGGTATGCCTTTATGATCGCTGCTCGCCCCCGTGTGATTTTATAAATACGACTGTCGCTGTCATCCTGTTCTGCACGAATTCTTCCCAAAACCGCCTGGTACAAGGACGCCGGATAACGACCGCCTGATATAACTGCCTGATAGACTGCTCCAGGCAGACTGAGAACAGGTTTTTTATCCCTAGACTTTTTATTTACCGTCTCCTGAAGCATCCGCCAAATACCCAGATACTCCAGTTGGTCCGCCTCCGGTCTCGCAATTTCCATCCTCCCATAGTGCGCTTTAATATTTTTCATAATATTTCCAAAACTATCCTGATAGAAAAAGCGAACCGCGATTCTGGCAGCATTGGGAGACACGCCTAAGATATAAAACCTCTGATTGGGAGATAATGCCTTTTCAACCTCGTCCACTACGATCGCACGGCCCATCGTCAGATTTTTAAATACGCCGTCGACAATTTCCTGATTATCCATTGTCGGCTCTGTGGCACAGGCAAATACATTTTGGTAAGCCTCCTCGCCGTCTTCCGACCAATACACGATCATCGTATCTCCTATGGCAGTGGCATGCTGCCGATCAGCCAGAAGATAATTTAATGCTGTTGTATACGCATAGACCGCATAATTTCCAACCGGGGCATTGTAACTCTGCTCTTTTCCATAAGACTCAAAGGCTGGCGCATTAAAAGATACCAGGGAGGCCCCGCTAGACTGTGCTCCCGGAACCCCTTTAATCAACCCATGAGTTCTGGCAATCTGTGTTTTCTCTCCTGTCACCAGACATGTCCCCGATCTCACATGTTCATCGTGATCTTCATATTCTTCCCACGCTCGTCTTACCCCTGGTTCCTCATGTGCAAACCGACCTTCAACAGAAAAAATCAGATTGGCGCCCGCCATAATATCTTCCAGTTCTTCTTTCAGCACATCACTCTCAGCTGCTTTTTCCGGCTGCCACTTTTCAAAATACTGTATTACCGCCTGCGCCGCTTTGCTGTCTGCCTGCCCCAGAACATCCTGATGTTTCTGCGCAGCACATAAGAAGCATTCCTTCGAACGATCTGGTTTTCCTTTGTTGTCAATCCCCAGAAAATAGCTGGAGTTGTCACATAGAAAGTTAGCCGCTACCCCTGACGATCGGGATATCATCTCCGGAACCACCATCTGTTGAGGTATCATAACCGTCTTTTTTCCACGCTCTTCTGAAACTCTTAACGGAAGAACTCCGGTCAAATCCCCTTCCGCCGAAAGATTCAGTGCAAAAGATACCTTTGCCCTGCACCATCCCGGCTTTGTCACCTCTCCTCTTTCTACTAAAGCTTCATAATACTGCACCAAAGATTGCAGGATCATCGTACCACCTCACAATCTCTCACATCGAGTACTCCATCTCTCAATACCGCTCTGAAAAACATTGGCTGAATATCTTCTGGATTGGAATAATCAAAATCATACAGCATGTATCCCAAATCTTTTTCCTGTCCTTCATATGCTGTAGTAACCGGATCTTCCTCAAAGAGTTCGAAATTAGCAGGAAATTCCCGGCACCCCAAATATGGTGTATGATAGCATTCTCCCCGCCGCAGTCTTCGCATAATAATATCTTTGAATTTTCCCGGATTATCGCTATCGTTAGCCTGAGCCGACATATCAAAATGTGCTTCGATCACATACTCCACATCTTTGAGCAATACTGCCGCCCGCTGCACGATGTCATCTTTGCTGCATATGTATAACTCCTTATTCCCTCCATTCATCACATTTAAAACGCTGCTTGCCTGAACCTTACTTTTCACTTCATTCCTGCGGACACTGGTAAACTGGATTGGCTTTCTGACATGAATCCGGTCAATTTTCCAAATCAAACCCGGATGCCAATAGATTGCTTCCAGTACCCCTCTCGCCGCAGACGGTGTGATCACGTCATAGCTGCACCGTTCCACTTTCATCTCCGGTCTGGAAAACAAAGCCATATCTCCCCAAACCCTAACTTTAACTCCTCGGCCCATACCTTCCTCCTTCCATATACTTGATGAGGTTAAAATATCACTGCCTCACCCCGGCTTACATTGATGGTCAAACCCTTTTCCCAAGTATACATCCCCCGATCTCTCAGCACATATAGTTCTAATGATTCTTTTTCTTCTATCTGTTCCAGCAGTCCAGCACCATTTAAAGATTGAAAATCCTGTTCATATATGTTGACACAATATTGCCCCGCATCCCGCATCAGCTGCCTGGAGCGTTCCCCCCATCGGATACGTTCCGCAATTTTTTCCGCTTCCGGCTCGACATCAATTAAAATAGTCTTTGTTTTCTTTTCAATTAAATGAAAACTTTTTGCAACGGTAGCGAAGGGATACATACAGGAGCGTGCCCCCTGCTCAAACTGATCGATAATTTTTTTCTGATCCAAAGACTCACCTTTATAATAATACAACCTTCTGAAATATTCAGAAATAGCTTCCAGCGAAGCAATATCCTCATACGCCCCGGCTATCTCATTACCCACAGCAATGGGCAGTTTCAACTCATTGGGAATATGAATATCTTCACTTTTTTCCATAGTAAACACCATGGTCCTGCATTTGTCTCTCTCTTTTTTGCCCTCCCTGTTACACCGACCAGCCGCCTGTATCACAGAATCCACGCCGGCCATTTCCCGATATACCATCGGGAAATCAAAATCCACCCCTGCCTCCACCAGACTGGTGGCGACCAGACGGCATGGTAATCCATCCCTAAGCCCTTCTTTTATTTCCCTTAAAATTTCTTTCCTATGGTTGGGATACATAAACGTGGATAGATGATACGTCCCCGGCTCTTTTATGATCTCATAAATCCGTTGTACCCGCTTCCTGCTGTTTAAAATACAAAGCACCTGTGTAAACTCTCGCAGTTGTCTGGTTAATTCCTCCTCTGATAGCTCTCCGACATTTTGAATCGTAGTGCGGCGAAAGAACTCATACTGCCCTTTTACGTCCGGACATATCTCGCGTATCGGAAGCTGTGCCGGAAAAAACGTCTGCAAACTTGGCTGAGTCGCTGTGCAGATCACAGCGCTGCTGTGATAGTTGTACAATAATTCACTAATTGCCTGCAGACATGGTTTTAAATACGGTACCGGAAGCATCTGTGCCTCATCAAATATAATTACGCTGTTTGCAATATTGTGCAGTTTCCGGCATTGCGATGTGCGATTGGCAAACAGGGATTCAAAAAACTGTACATTGGTTGTTACCACCACAGGGCTGTCCCAATTTTCCGTTGCCAGCTGCCATAACTGCAATTCCTCCGAACTCTCACAAACCACGTTGCTGTGATGCTCCAATACATTTTCTCTTCCTAAGATTTTTTTAAATACCTGTGCATTCTGTTCAATAATGCTGGTAAACGGAATGACATAAATAATACGGTCCAAATGATGTTCCATCGCGTGCCGCAATGCAAATGCCAAAGAAGATACTGTTTTTCCTCCGCCTGTTGGTACCGTCAGCTGAAAAAGTCCCTGCTTTTCTGCTCCCATTTCCAGGCATGCTTTTAAAATATCCGTCCGCCTTCCATTTACAGTTTCCTTATCTGCATTATTAAGCCATGGAGCTATGTATTTTTGTAATCTTTCAAACAAAATATCAATAGCATCGTACTGAATACAACGGGATTCCCCTTTCATAAATTCCTCTGTATTCAAAAAATCAGCATCTACCACACATGAAAACAACATTCGAATAAAAAAAGACATACTAAAACCGCCCTTCCCCAACGGACGCAACGATATCGCGGGAAAGGACGGCATAGAAATCTCCTCACTGTATATTTGGTATGCATCAACTTTTTTTCGTAGTCTTCCGCAAAGAGTCGCTTCACCTCCTGCATCACCAACTGTTCCACCGTCTAAAAGACCAGAATGATGCCCTGAGATACAGTACGCTCCTATCAAATTATGCGCTTTTTCATTTAGCTCCACGGCACCTGCAGTGGCATGGTCTGTGATTGGACCGCCGTGCAGCCGCTTTTGAAAACTGTCCGAATATTTTCCTACATCGTGAAACAGTCCGCATCCTTCTCCCCATTCTTTACATTCGAAAACTGACGCAAAATCTCCCGCCAATTTTGCAGTCTCTTCTAAATGATCTTTTAACGTTTGTTCTCTGGATCCATCTTCACTGATATGGGCTAAATACATCACTTCAATATTTTCTCCCCTAAATTTCGAATTGCATGTAAATTTGCACACTTTTTATTAACTAATTATAGCACATTTTGGCAAATAATTCCAAAAAATTCTCTTTTTCTAATAAATTTATGATATAATATTAGTATAAAATTTGTAATTAAAATTAATCTTACACAACTGGATAGATTCTCAGCTCTGTTACTAATATAATAAGAGCTAACACTTTTTAAATCATCTATTAGTATATCATTAAGTATAAAAACAGTTTAGTGCGAATATGAAGCAAACATAAATTACCCGGTTGATTCGCACCACAATAATGTCGAAAAACAAGTATAAAATCTGATACTTAATTAATTTTGTGATTAAATTTAAAGCTATTACTAAAGAACATGTTAAAAAGTAATAAACTTAACCGGAATTTTTGTGTAAAATTGCTGTCGCTCCTTTGCGGGAGCGTGGATTGAAATCCTTGTGCTGTGTTGATTTCTATTACATCACTCGGTCGCTCCTTTGCGGGAGCGTGGATTGAAATTTGGAGAAAAATTAAAAGAACTGAAAAAACTTCCGTCGCTCCTTTGCGGGAGCGTGGATTGAAATAAAGTAGTATCTGCCTATAAAGGAAAATCCATGAGTCGCTCCTTTGCGGGAGCGTGGATTGAAATTCTTGTCATATATCCCATAAACATGCTTAGTGCAGTCGCTCCTTTGCGGGAGCGTGGATTGAAATAGGTTTATGTCATTCACTTTTGCTGCAGAACAGATGTCGCTCCTTTGCGGGAGCGTGGATTGAAATTCTACTAACATGCCTGTTTTTGATAATGAAGCGGTCGCTCCTTTGCGGGAGCGTGGATTGAAATCTTTAGCTGTTGGACTTGCCATATCCGGGATTATGTCGCTCCTTTGCGGGAGCGTGGATTGAAATCTTTAGCTGTTGGACTTGCCATATCCGGGATTATGTCGCTCCTTTGCGGGAGCGTGGATTGAAATATATGGAACGTTATACCGAAGATATGAAATTGTGGTCGCTCCTTTGCGGGAGCGTGGATTGAAATTATAATAAGACCGCTTATGATAATTATATGAATCGTCGCTCCTTTGCGGGAGCGTGGATTGAAATTATCAGAAGCAGTTTGTTTTCCCATTCGGCAGTCGTCGCTCCTTTGCGGAAGCGTGAATCGAAATTAGCAACTTCTTAGGATTCTCCCATGCCTGAAATTGGCTATATAATACAAATAAGGGCAGAAACCAAAATCCGGATCTGCCCTAACGTATCTTTTACCTATCTTATATCAGTTTACACAAAACTTTGAACGCCTTAATCTATTCTTTCTCTAACGAAAATATATCCTTAACTAGCAAAATAATATTAAAATATTTCCACTTTGAGTCACGGCTATAATAACATAATAGGCTCACAATGTATTCATGCAATCAACTCCCTAA
The Ruminococcus gauvreauii genome window above contains:
- the cas8c gene encoding type I-C CRISPR-associated protein Cas8c/Csd1 produces the protein MILQSLVQYYEALVERGEVTKPGWCRAKVSFALNLSAEGDLTGVLPLRVSEERGKKTVMIPQQMVVPEMISRSSGVAANFLCDNSSYFLGIDNKGKPDRSKECFLCAAQKHQDVLGQADSKAAQAVIQYFEKWQPEKAAESDVLKEELEDIMAGANLIFSVEGRFAHEEPGVRRAWEEYEDHDEHVRSGTCLVTGEKTQIARTHGLIKGVPGAQSSGASLVSFNAPAFESYGKEQSYNAPVGNYAVYAYTTALNYLLADRQHATAIGDTMIVYWSEDGEEAYQNVFACATEPTMDNQEIVDGVFKNLTMGRAIVVDEVEKALSPNQRFYILGVSPNAARIAVRFFYQDSFGNIMKNIKAHYGRMEIARPEADQLEYLGIWRMLQETVNKKSRDKKPVLSLPGAVYQAVISGGRYPASLYQAVLGRIRAEQDDSDSRIYKITRGRAAIIKAYLLKNGHQNKEEITMALNENSTNVAYTLGRTFAVLEAIQEEANPGINATIKDRYFNSACATPASIFPVLFKLENSHIKKISSPGTKIHYEKMLGELQEKIYVSDEQRDAYPRRLSLEEQGMFVLGYYHQTRKRYEKKAKED
- the cas5c gene encoding type I-C CRISPR-associated protein Cas5c produces the protein MGRGVKVRVWGDMALFSRPEMKVERCSYDVITPSAARGVLEAIYWHPGLIWKIDRIHVRKPIQFTSVRRNEVKSKVQASSVLNVMNGGNKELYICSKDDIVQRAAVLLKDVEYVIEAHFDMSAQANDSDNPGKFKDIIMRRLRRGECYHTPYLGCREFPANFELFEEDPVTTAYEGQEKDLGYMLYDFDYSNPEDIQPMFFRAVLRDGVLDVRDCEVVR
- the cas3 gene encoding CRISPR-associated helicase Cas3', whose product is MYLAHISEDGSREQTLKDHLEETAKLAGDFASVFECKEWGEGCGLFHDVGKYSDSFQKRLHGGPITDHATAGAVELNEKAHNLIGAYCISGHHSGLLDGGTVGDAGGEATLCGRLRKKVDAYQIYSEEISMPSFPAISLRPLGKGGFSMSFFIRMLFSCVVDADFLNTEEFMKGESRCIQYDAIDILFERLQKYIAPWLNNADKETVNGRRTDILKACLEMGAEKQGLFQLTVPTGGGKTVSSLAFALRHAMEHHLDRIIYVIPFTSIIEQNAQVFKKILGRENVLEHHSNVVCESSEELQLWQLATENWDSPVVVTTNVQFFESLFANRTSQCRKLHNIANSVIIFDEAQMLPVPYLKPCLQAISELLYNYHSSAVICTATQPSLQTFFPAQLPIREICPDVKGQYEFFRRTTIQNVGELSEEELTRQLREFTQVLCILNSRKRVQRIYEIIKEPGTYHLSTFMYPNHRKEILREIKEGLRDGLPCRLVATSLVEAGVDFDFPMVYREMAGVDSVIQAAGRCNREGKKERDKCRTMVFTMEKSEDIHIPNELKLPIAVGNEIAGAYEDIASLEAISEYFRRLYYYKGESLDQKKIIDQFEQGARSCMYPFATVAKSFHLIEKKTKTILIDVEPEAEKIAERIRWGERSRQLMRDAGQYCVNIYEQDFQSLNGAGLLEQIEEKESLELYVLRDRGMYTWEKGLTINVSRGEAVIF